One genomic window of Syngnathus acus chromosome 11, fSynAcu1.2, whole genome shotgun sequence includes the following:
- the LOC119129912 gene encoding mucin-2-like isoform X2: protein MKNLIVGFCIVALLARVQVTMTQSTPDATTNTPTQTKSIPATMSSAVTSSMTSSMTNTGSSVTTSMATTRPTAMTSMATTRPTVMTSMATTRPPVTTSMATTRPPVTTSMATTRPTVMTSMATTRPPVTTSMATTRPPVTTSMATTRPTVMTSMATPRPPVTTSMATTRPTVMTSMATTRPSPDMTSMAATESPPDTTSMATTMPPIVTTTTMPTKTTTHSRGSGVVRSLQLLGVSLFLSVVCT, encoded by the exons ATGAAGAATTTGATTGTGggattttgcattgtggcaCTCCTGGCAAGG GTTCAAGTCACAATGACTCAGTCCACACCCGACGCTACCACAAATACCCCAACGCAAACCAAATCCATTCCAGCTACAATGTCATCGGCTGTGACAAGCTCCATGACAAGCTCCATGACAAACACCGGATCTTCTGTCACGACCTCCATGGCAACCACCAGACCTACTGCCATGACCTCCATGGCAACCACCAGACCTACTGTCATGACCTCCATGGCAACCACCCGACCTCCTGTCACGACCTCCATGGCAACCACCCGACCTCCTGTCACGACCTCCATGGCAACCACCCGACCTACTGTCATGACCTCCATGGCAACCACCCGACCTCCTGTCACGACCTCCATGGCAACCACCCGACCTCCTGTCACGACCTCCATGGCAACCACCCGACCTACTGTCATGACCTCCATGGCAACCCCCCGACCTCCTGTCACGACCTCCATGGCAACCACCCGACCTACTGTCATGACCTCCATGGCAACCACCCGACCTTCTCCTGACATGACCTCTATGGCAGCCACTGAATCTCCTCCTGACACGACCTCTATGGCAA CAACAATGCCTCCTATTGTCACCACCACAACAATGCCAACCAAAACAACCACGCACAGTCGAGGAAGTGGAGTAGTACGTTCGCTGCAGTTGCTCGGGGTCTCACTCTTTCTTAGTGTCGTTTGCACATGA
- the LOC119129912 gene encoding hepatitis A virus cellular receptor 1-like isoform X1 — MKNLIVGFCIVALLARVQVTMTQSTPDATTNTPTQTKSIPATMSSAVTSSMTSSMTNTGSSVTTSMATTRPTAMTSMATTRPTVMTSMATTRPPVTTSMATTRPPVTTSMATTRPTVMTSMATTRPPVTTSMATTRPPVTTSMATTRPTVMTSMATPRPPVTTSMATTRPTVMTSMATTRPSPDMTSMAATESPPDTTSMATDESPTDMTSTASTMPPIVTTTTMPTKTTTHSRGSGVVRSLQLLGVSLFLSVVCT, encoded by the exons ATGAAGAATTTGATTGTGggattttgcattgtggcaCTCCTGGCAAGG GTTCAAGTCACAATGACTCAGTCCACACCCGACGCTACCACAAATACCCCAACGCAAACCAAATCCATTCCAGCTACAATGTCATCGGCTGTGACAAGCTCCATGACAAGCTCCATGACAAACACCGGATCTTCTGTCACGACCTCCATGGCAACCACCAGACCTACTGCCATGACCTCCATGGCAACCACCAGACCTACTGTCATGACCTCCATGGCAACCACCCGACCTCCTGTCACGACCTCCATGGCAACCACCCGACCTCCTGTCACGACCTCCATGGCAACCACCCGACCTACTGTCATGACCTCCATGGCAACCACCCGACCTCCTGTCACGACCTCCATGGCAACCACCCGACCTCCTGTCACGACCTCCATGGCAACCACCCGACCTACTGTCATGACCTCCATGGCAACCCCCCGACCTCCTGTCACGACCTCCATGGCAACCACCCGACCTACTGTCATGACCTCCATGGCAACCACCCGACCTTCTCCTGACATGACCTCTATGGCAGCCACTGAATCTCCTCCTGACACGACCTCTATGGCAACCGACGAATCTCCGACTGACATGACCTCCACGGCATCAACAATGCCTCCTATTGTCACCACCACAACAATGCCAACCAAAACAACCACGCACAGTCGAGGAAGTGGAGTAGTACGTTCGCTGCAGTTGCTCGGGGTCTCACTCTTTCTTAGTGTCGTTTGCACATGA
- the zgc:101785 gene encoding annexin A2 isoform X1: MDREYYKSHTMSWGTLGTVRPFSGFQPQRDVIQIQKAMEKKDAAPLVRILTNRNNAQRQHIAKIYKDTTQQNLIAVLKKVLSGDLEALMLVLMMPPLQHEAYRLQQAMAGLGTDEETLLEILCTRSGKELRDISAAYKEMCKKDLEKEAKGETSGDFAKLIVSLINKEDVAGFVQKDIESLLASLNEKKADAAPWIDILTSRDLTHLNKVLMGLELESGHMVIPALEKKFSGDIRLGLTVLVECIQNPDAYLAKRLTGMKAPIVQGIMVSHSEEDLLSIRVAFLKMTGTSLYTTLQVGHQYAQKTHLGNNKHYGKPQA, encoded by the exons ATGGATCGAGAGTACTACAAATCTCAT ACAATGTCCTGGGGTACCCTTGGAACTGTGCGACCTTTCTCCGGTTTCCAACCACAAAGAGATGTCATTCAAATCCAAAAAGCAATGGAGAAGAAAG ATGCTGCCCCTCTTGTCCGAATCCTAACAAATCGCAATAATGCTCAAAGGCAGCATATTGCCAAAATATACAAAGACACAACACAACAG AACCTAATAGCTGTCCTGAAAAAAGTTCTGTCTGGAGATCTGGAAGCTCTCATGTTGGTATTGATGATGCCTCCCTTGCAGCATGAGGCTTATCGCCTACAACAGGCCATGGCg GGTTTAGGCACAGACGAGGAAACACTTCTGGAGATTCTGTGTACAAGATCAGGCAAAGAGCTTCGAGACATCAGTGCTGCATATAAAGAAA tgtgTAAAAAGGACCTGGAGAAGGAAGCCAAAGGAGAAACCAGTGGAGACTTTGCTAAGCTCATAGTATCTCTGATCAAT AAAGAAGATGTCGCAGGTTTTGTTCAAAAGGACATTGag TCTCTTTTGGCATCACTAAACGAGAAAAAAGCTGACGCAGCTCCTTGGATTGATATTCTCACATCGAGAGACTTAACTCACCTTAACAAAG TTCTGATGGGACTGGAACTGGAAAGTGGACACATGGTGATTCCAGCTCTGGAGAAAAAATTCTCCGGGGATATTCGTCTGGGTTTGACTGTTCTAG TGGAGTGCATTCAAAACCCTGATGCGTACCTTGCCAAAAGATTAACCGGCATGAAG GCACCAATCGTGCAAGGCATAATGGTGTCCCACAGTGAGGAAGATCTACTCAGTATCAGAGTGGCGTTTCTTAAAATGACGGGAACTTCTCTCTACACGACCCTGCAGGTTGGTCACCAGTATGCACAAAAAACTCACTTAGGTAACAATAAACACTACGGTAAGCCTCAGGCTTAG
- the zgc:101785 gene encoding annexin A2 isoform X3: protein MSWGTLGTVRPFSGFQPQRDVIQIQKAMEKKDAAPLVRILTNRNNAQRQHIAKIYKDTTQQNLIAVLKKVLSGDLEALMLVLMMPPLQHEAYRLQQAMAGLGTDEETLLEILCTRSGKELRDISAAYKEMCKKDLEKEAKGETSGDFAKLIVSLINKEDVAGFVQKDIESLLASLNEKKADAAPWIDILTSRDLTHLNKVLMGLELESGHMVIPALEKKFSGDIRLGLTVLVECIQNPDAYLAKRLTGMKAPIVQGIMVSHSEEDLLSIRVAFLKMTGTSLYTTLQVGHQYAQKTHLGNNKHYGKPQA from the exons ATGTCCTGGGGTACCCTTGGAACTGTGCGACCTTTCTCCGGTTTCCAACCACAAAGAGATGTCATTCAAATCCAAAAAGCAATGGAGAAGAAAG ATGCTGCCCCTCTTGTCCGAATCCTAACAAATCGCAATAATGCTCAAAGGCAGCATATTGCCAAAATATACAAAGACACAACACAACAG AACCTAATAGCTGTCCTGAAAAAAGTTCTGTCTGGAGATCTGGAAGCTCTCATGTTGGTATTGATGATGCCTCCCTTGCAGCATGAGGCTTATCGCCTACAACAGGCCATGGCg GGTTTAGGCACAGACGAGGAAACACTTCTGGAGATTCTGTGTACAAGATCAGGCAAAGAGCTTCGAGACATCAGTGCTGCATATAAAGAAA tgtgTAAAAAGGACCTGGAGAAGGAAGCCAAAGGAGAAACCAGTGGAGACTTTGCTAAGCTCATAGTATCTCTGATCAAT AAAGAAGATGTCGCAGGTTTTGTTCAAAAGGACATTGag TCTCTTTTGGCATCACTAAACGAGAAAAAAGCTGACGCAGCTCCTTGGATTGATATTCTCACATCGAGAGACTTAACTCACCTTAACAAAG TTCTGATGGGACTGGAACTGGAAAGTGGACACATGGTGATTCCAGCTCTGGAGAAAAAATTCTCCGGGGATATTCGTCTGGGTTTGACTGTTCTAG TGGAGTGCATTCAAAACCCTGATGCGTACCTTGCCAAAAGATTAACCGGCATGAAG GCACCAATCGTGCAAGGCATAATGGTGTCCCACAGTGAGGAAGATCTACTCAGTATCAGAGTGGCGTTTCTTAAAATGACGGGAACTTCTCTCTACACGACCCTGCAGGTTGGTCACCAGTATGCACAAAAAACTCACTTAGGTAACAATAAACACTACGGTAAGCCTCAGGCTTAG
- the zgc:101785 gene encoding annexin A2 isoform X2, with product MDREYYKSHTMSWGTLGTVRPFSGFQPQRDVIQIQKAMEKKDAAPLVRILTNRNNAQRQHIAKIYKDTTQQNLIAVLKKVLSGDLEALMLVLMMPPLQHEAYRLQQAMAGLGTDEETLLEILCTRSGKELRDISAAYKEMCKKDLEKEAKGETSGDFAKLIVSLINKEDVAGFVQKDIESLLASLNEKKADAAPWIDILTSRDLTHLNKVLMGLELESGHMVIPALEKKFSGDIRLGLTVLVECIQNPDAYLAKRLTGMKAPIVQGIMVSHSEEDLLSIRVAFLKMTGTSLYTTLQKHFKGYHLEALLAICRSED from the exons ATGGATCGAGAGTACTACAAATCTCAT ACAATGTCCTGGGGTACCCTTGGAACTGTGCGACCTTTCTCCGGTTTCCAACCACAAAGAGATGTCATTCAAATCCAAAAAGCAATGGAGAAGAAAG ATGCTGCCCCTCTTGTCCGAATCCTAACAAATCGCAATAATGCTCAAAGGCAGCATATTGCCAAAATATACAAAGACACAACACAACAG AACCTAATAGCTGTCCTGAAAAAAGTTCTGTCTGGAGATCTGGAAGCTCTCATGTTGGTATTGATGATGCCTCCCTTGCAGCATGAGGCTTATCGCCTACAACAGGCCATGGCg GGTTTAGGCACAGACGAGGAAACACTTCTGGAGATTCTGTGTACAAGATCAGGCAAAGAGCTTCGAGACATCAGTGCTGCATATAAAGAAA tgtgTAAAAAGGACCTGGAGAAGGAAGCCAAAGGAGAAACCAGTGGAGACTTTGCTAAGCTCATAGTATCTCTGATCAAT AAAGAAGATGTCGCAGGTTTTGTTCAAAAGGACATTGag TCTCTTTTGGCATCACTAAACGAGAAAAAAGCTGACGCAGCTCCTTGGATTGATATTCTCACATCGAGAGACTTAACTCACCTTAACAAAG TTCTGATGGGACTGGAACTGGAAAGTGGACACATGGTGATTCCAGCTCTGGAGAAAAAATTCTCCGGGGATATTCGTCTGGGTTTGACTGTTCTAG TGGAGTGCATTCAAAACCCTGATGCGTACCTTGCCAAAAGATTAACCGGCATGAAG GCACCAATCGTGCAAGGCATAATGGTGTCCCACAGTGAGGAAGATCTACTCAGTATCAGAGTGGCGTTTCTTAAAATGACGGGAACTTCTCTCTACACGACCCTGCAG aaacatttcaaaggATATCATTTAGAAGCTCTGTTGGCCATCTGTCGATCTGAAGATTAA
- the crybg2 gene encoding beta/gamma crystallin domain-containing protein 1, with translation MAKKTLSKKSFKKFFSRSEPHLEESSVNKTDEKKKFKLPKLKLKSKGSTSSQKQQLFSPAEPNTGPVNGSSWGGNVLDKTSSFIYATRPRSKAQELSYSETDLHKPNKFATFSFGLLKKRKKKKENVSQSTSGLDSPDIDEHAERNEDLHQMVDSQGKRKAMLSVSQPALDTKDSFDIPSPPSIHSKLIKSYYALSHKTPPTQTTKAGLEEHLTNGSPLPLHDKAKIIPVQAEEKENIPVDDNRFESNHTSDSQPSKSSSYQPPDEVIAGNLAEEPTQSNADIDISIGQPSFREMRDGEANTTEPVPSSESAPVQQAVSFPHIEQTLPDTSTKTISPPADQDVVYSALYESLFPRSFTSEILSSLPTSPVDISHESKSEPLSYFQKETNIYSEMPSQQSFYSFNTSQDLINPESPRSYLPSATYYSEQLDSIKLNSRHEERFDLNSAPPVSQYVTSQETDTQVTDSKRRAILVKELVTDETSTDSGLSSSKLNEVTPAIDFKIKMDADKYLVSSPSPGLIETYSMPCSPVYLNVGSDDGSTMDLYFSAEEDNMESLDEPTLIMEQIEEEESFLGPSEISDFEKAPAEFLQVDDGNIVEFVTQVLPQIKEEELPVAPVLQVKAAMVCEFAAPYSSREGEGEGDDEPWINVTQTVDRLHEENQPINVQSPQLLPNNTRQEDFYEFKDTALQLVPTSDIVQDKSQENTCTKNPCIVSSTLTLSAELQSDATPVEHKSVTQESEWVDTITESAGNAVRPNQVAVELSDLQVDTQHPQRETAEEPFGKREHLTEADLKQRSPTPSSEGFNADTPKTLTDQEPDVEMNSGYSSLSSNFSTKKSPPDKPDESRYQFRQVSLLHDNAPKQDVLDYGRMESNGTNLSTEHGWKTTFEGVSRFTSKEEPLFSNSPSYRLSDTSSSSTYSSAVFPEATPYSYSSQSELGGQPAFSADDTDASCFTGVFTATLVELDDRAGSSSTPPASPDVDASQFDMDNLVDTLKNMGPSLRQRSMSLRGPTAGPVSALPPIVEDSPSPVTSDISSPTKRSPSSTSEALNGIYKIPTDLGLKRSASRDTRSPLELMKKEPPATRDKPVRASATKSILMRQSSDENKSLNGNSSQQSSSNSRLDSSFIFGSYKPPSVDQTQENPKFHRSVLRTGSLPDMGSSNLLKERSEIHTSTDSSSRFERLSLLTSSPPSASSFSSVSDDARKSLPSHQSISSLTSSSSTARLLSPTGSLENHRLFPTTESSSYAKFGQTVGQGIGTSALSTPLQRSFSHDSMSVGSQQNPLLNNNLLRGAQVPKVEPERNVKYRAFPDAYLTKEKEHGKLNPRPGKIYIFDQPGMCGQRIELSSDVVDATSWELQETISIRVVRGGWVLYEKRNFKGEKIALDEGDIEITCPFPQSEEEGEQQTNGQKVTEEKKEEEQNGEPSEGETKAKRFIIGSIRRVVRDYSVPEISLFPEENAEGKKVIFRDTSEDARIFGFPVRANSIIINAGLWLVFSKPFFEGSPRVLEVGGYSNPASWAVEQPYVGSLHPLKIGEPRVENIGEPKLEVFERSYFTGKSRMLTGNTRDFMTRVDRQQGAFMYSVGSLKVHGGMWVGYEKEGYRGNQYLLEEGEYHDWRVWGATNSELRSVRLLQADLSDPLMVLFEQPEEEEGVVAQEENTFEVTEAIPDVELFGYKINTRSLQVFSGLWVAYSHVDFSGNQYILEKGFYSNCADWGSRDNRICSVQPIRLAPSDGNRTRNEILLYSEPEYRGKCLIFNCKQEAATEEFQIKSCRVVGGSWVLYENKDFSGIMYVLSEGGYSTLISMGCTPSTFIRSVKAVPMTFSVPSISLFGLEGLEGREIATDSELVNMVAEGFNDHVLSVRVNSGCWVLCEFSNYRGRQFLMEPIEITNWPKFSSVQTVGSMYPVRQKRHYFRIKNAESRHLMSIQGGVEEMKSGRVVVAPEVEPMSDIWFYQDGLIKNKLSPVMSLQVMGNIEAGAKLILWNETRQPSQTWTAHMTGRLSSITFPGMVIDVKGGQNYDKEHVVIMPENDERLSQQWELVLLK, from the exons GCCCAAGAATTGAGCTACTCTGAGACAGATCTTCATAAGCCCAACAAATTCGCCACATTTTCCTTCGGTTTGctgaaaaagaggaagaagaaaaaagagaatGTATCTCAAAGCACTTCTGGTCTCGATAGCCCTGACATCGATGAGCACGCTGAG agaAATGAAGACCTTCATCAAATGGTGGATAGTCAGGGCAAGAGAAAAGCCATGCTCAGCGTTTCTCAGCCAGCCCTCGACACCAAAGATAGCTTTGACATCCCgtcccctccctccatccattcaAAACTCATCAAATCATACTATGCTCTCTCCCACAAAACACCTCCCACTCAGACCACCAAAGCAGGACTTGAGGAACATCTCACAAACGGCTCACCCCTTCCTTTGCACGATAAAGCTAAAATCATTCCGGTTCAAgcagaagagaaagaaaacattcccGTAGATGACAACCGATTTGAAAGCAATCATACATCAGATTCTCAGCCGAGCAAATCTTCTTCATATCAACCTCCTGATGAGGTCATCGCCGGAAATTTAGCCGAGGAGCCGACACAATCGAACGCAGACATCGACATCTCGATCGGACAGCCATCCTTTCGCGAAATGCGAGATGGTGAAGCTAATACCACCGAGCCTGTTCCTTCCTCAGAATCCGCTCCGGTCCAACAAGCCGTCTCGTTTCCTCACATCGAGCAAACCCTTCCTGACACCTCCACCAAAACAATCAGCCCGCCCGCCGACCAAGACGTGGTTTATAGCGCTTTGTACGAATCGTTGTTCCCCCGCAGTTTCACCTCGGAAATCCTTTCGTCGCTACCAACAAGTCCTGTTGACATCTCCCACGAATCCAAATCAGAACCTCTTTCATATTTTCAGaaggaaacaaatatttacagtgAGATGCCCTCTCAGCAGTCATTTTACTCTTTCAATACTTCTCAGGATTTAATAAATCCCGAATCCCCCCGCAGCTATCTCCCTTCCGCTACCTACTATTCCGAACAACTCGACTCAATCAAATTAAACAGTCGACATGAAGAAAGATTCGATTTAAACTCGGCCCCTCCTGTCTCTCAATATGTGACATCCCAAGAGACGGACACTCAAGTTACCGACTCCAAACGAAGGGCGATCCTGGTAAAAGAGCTAGTCACCGATGAGACGAGTACTGATTCTGGACTTTCCTCTTCCAAACTAAATGAAGTGACTCCAGCGATTGATTTTAAGATAAAAATGGATGCGGATAAATATTTAGTTTCGTCTCCTTCTCCTGGACTGATCGAGACTTATTCGATGCCATGCAGCCCGGTTTATCTAAATGTGGGATCAGATGACGGGAGCACCATGGATTTATATTTCAGCGCGGAAGAAGACAATATGGAAAGTTTGGATGAGCCGACGCTTATTATGGAGCAAATTGAAGAAGAGGAAAGTTTTCTAGGTCCGTCGGAGATCAGCGACTTTGAGAAGGCGCCGGCTGAGTTTCTTCAAGTTGACGATGGAAATATTGTGGAGTTTGTCACTCAGGTACTGCCGCAgataaaagaagaagaattacCGGTCGCACCGGTTCTGCAAGTGAAAGCAGCGATGGTATGCGAGTTTGCTGCACCCTACAGTAgcagggagggggagggggagggggacgaTGAACCCTGGATCAATGTCACCCAAACAGTAGACCGCCTTCATGAAGAAAACCAGCCCATAAATGTGCAAAGTCCACAATTGCTTCCGAATAACACAAGACAGGAAGACTTctatgaatttaaagacacagCGCTGCAACTTGTACCTACTTCAGATATAGTTCAAGACAAGAGCCAGGAAAATACATGCACAAAAAACCCTTGTATCGTCTCGAGCACGTTAACGCTCAGCGCTGAGCTGCAATCAGACGCCACTCCGGTGGAACACAAAAGCGTCACGCAGGAGAGTGAGTGGGTGGATACAATTACAGAGAGCGCAGGAAACGCCGTGCGGCCAAACCAGGTGGCAGTTGAGCTGTCAGACCTGCAGGTAGACACACAACATCCTCAGAGGGAAACCGCAGAGGAACCTTTTGGGAAACGGGAGCATCTGACAGAAGCCGACCTTAAACAGCG ATCCCCCACCCCATCTTCTGAAGGCTTTAACGCTGACACCCCCAAGACCCTCACAGACCAAGAACCTGATGTCGAAATGAATTCGGGCTACAGCAGCCTGAGCAGCAACTTCTCCACGAAAAAATCGCCTCCAGATAAACCGGATGAATCCCGATACCAATTCCGTCAAGTATCCCTGCTGCATGACAATGCACCCAAACAGGATGTGTTAGATTACGGCAGGATGGAGTCCAACGGAACAAATCTGAGCACAGAACATGGctggaaaacaacatttgagGGTGTCTCCAGATTTACGTCAAAAGAGGAGCCATTGTTTTCAAATAGTCCAAGTTACAGACTGTCTGATACTTCCTCCAGCAGCACCTACTCCTCAGCTGTTTTCCCCGAGGCCACGCCGTACAGCTACAGCAGCCAAAGCGAGCTTGGCGGGCAGCCAG CCTTCTCCGCAGACGACACGGACGCATCCTGTTTTACCGGCGTGTTCACGGCCACGTTGGTGGAGCTTGACGACCGAGCAGGTTCCTCCTCCACACCCCCGGCCTCGCCTGACGTCGACGCCAGCCAGTTTGACATGGACAACCTGGTGGATACCCTGAAGAACATGGGGCCCTCATTGAGACAGAGAAGCATGAGTCTACGAGGGCCGACCGCCGGCCCCGTCTCGGCCTTGCCGCCCATCGTGGAAGACTCCCCCAGCCCGGTCACCTCTGACATCTCCAGTCCTACAAAGAGGTCTCCATCTTCTACTTCTGAGGCCCTCAATGGGATTTATAAAATACCTACTGATCTGGGCCTAAAGAGAAGTGCTTCCAGAGACACACGCTCACCCTTGGAGTTAATGAAGAAG GAGCCTCCTGCAACGAGAGACAAGCCCGTCCGAGCATCCGCCACCAAAAGTATTCTCATGAGGCAATCTTCCGATGAGAACAAATCACTCAACGGAAACTCATCTCAGCAATCATCCTCAAACTCTCGTCTGGACAGCAGCTTCATCTTTGGAAGTTATAAACCCCCCTCGGTGGATCAAACTCAGGAGAACCCCAAGTTCCATCGCTCGGTGCTCCGCACTGGCTCGTTGCCAGATATGGGTTCTTCTAATCTTCTGAAGGAGCGCAGCGAAATCCACACCAGCACAGACTCATCGTCTCGCTTTGAACGCTTATCTCTTCTCACGAGTTCTCCTCCATCCGCATCCAGCTTCTCCAGCGTATCCGATGACGCTCGCAAAAGTCTCCCCTCACACCAAAGCATCTCATCGTTGACCTCGAGTAGCAGCACCGCTCGTCTTCTCAGCCCCACCGGTTCTTTGGAGAATCACCGACTGTTCCCCACCACAGAATCATCCTCTTACGCCAAGTTTGGCCAGACGGTGGGCCAGGGAATTGGCACAAGTGCGCTCAGTACACCTCTGCAAAGGAGCTTCTCTCATGATTCCATGTCAGTGGGCAGCCAACAGAATCCACTGCTCAACAACAACCTCCTCAGAGGAGCTCAAGTCCCCAAAGTTGAACCAGAGAGGAATGTCAAATACAGAGCCTTTCCTGATGCCTAT ctcaccaaagaaaaagaacatggAAAGCTCAACCCCCGTCCTGGGAAA atCTACATTTTTGACCAGCCCGGGATGTGCGGCCAGAGGATCGAGTTGAGTAGTGATGTTGTCGACGCCACGTCTTGGGAGCTGCAGGAGACCATTTCCATCAGGGTGGTCAGAGGAGG ATGGGTGCTATATGAAAAACGCAACTTCAAAGGAGAGAAGATCGCCCTGGATGAGGGCGATATCGAGATCACTTGTCCTTTTCCGCAatcggaggaggagggggagcagCAGACCAATGGCCAAAAAGTCACCGaagagaagaaggaggaggaacagAACGGGGAACCAAGTGAGGGAGAGACAAAAGCCAAGAGGTTCATCATTGGATCTATTCGAAGAGTAGTGAGG GACTACAGCGTCCCTGAAATCAGTTTATTCCCAGAGGAGAACGCTGAGGGCAAGAAGGTTATCTTCAGAGATACATCAGAGGATGCACGAATTTTTGGATTCCCCGTCAGGGCTAATTCCATCATCATTAATGCCGGACT GTGGCTGGTATTTTCCAAACCCTTTTTCGAGGGCTCACCTCGCGTGTTGGAGGTCGGGGGATATTCCAATCCCGCTTCCTGGGCTGTGGAACAACCGTATGTGGGCTCGTTGCATCCACTCAAAATA GGGGAGCCAAGAGTGGAAAACATTGGTGAACCAAAG CTTGAGGTTTTCGAAAGGTCCTATTTCACCGGCAAATCAAGGATGCTCACCGGTAATACGAGAGATTTTATGACTCGAGTGGACAGGCAGCAGGGTGCCTTCATGTACTCGGTGGGATCCCTGAAAGTGCACGGAGGAAT GTGGGTGGGCTATGAGAAGGAGGGATATCGAGGCAACCAGTATCTGCTGGAGGAAGGCGAATACCACGACTGGAGGGTGTGGGGAGCCACCAACTCGGAGCTCCGCTCCGTTCGGCTCCTACAAGCT GACTTGAGCGACCCCTTAATGGTGCTGTTCGAGCagccggaggaggaggagggtgttGTTGCGCAAGAGGAGAACACCTTCGAAGTGACAGAGGCCATTCCGGATGTTGAGTTGTTCGGCTACAAAATCAACACTCGTTCCCTTCAAGTATTCAGCGGCCT GTGGGTCGCGTACTCCCACGTGGACTTCTCTGGTAATCAGTACATCCTGGAGAAAGGGTTCTATAGTAATTGTGCTGACTGGGGTTCTCGTGACAATCGCATCTGCTCCGTGCAGCCAATTCGTTTG GCTCCAAGTGACGGTAACAGGACCAGAAACGAG ATATTATTGTACTCGGAGCCGGAATACAGAGGCAAGTGCCTTATCTTCAACTGTAAACAGGAAGCTGCAACTGAAGAATTCCAGATCAAGTCCTGCAGAGTTGTTGGAGGAAG ctgggTTCTCTATGAGAATAAAGACTTTTCGGGGATCATGTATGTCTTATCAGAAGGAGGCTATAGCACGTTGATAAGCATGGGCTGCACACCAAGCACCTTCATCCGGTCTGTCAAGGCTGTGCCAATG aCTTTCTCAGTTCCATCCATCTCATTGTTTGGATTGGAAGGTCTAGAGGGAAGAGAGATCGCAACAGACTCCGAGCTTGTCAACATGGTAGCGGAGGGCTTCAATGACCATGTTCTGTCAGTCAGAGTCAACAGTGGCTG CTGGGTGCTATGTGAGTTTAGCAACTATAGAGGGCGCCAGTTCCTTATGGAGCCTATCGAAATCACTAACTGGCCCAAGTTCAGCTCTGTGCAGACTGTTGGCTCCATGTATCCAGTCAGACAG AAGCGGCACTATTTCCGCATCAAAAATGCAGAGAGTCGTCACCTCATGTCCATCCAGGGTGGAGTGGAGGAGATGAAGTCCGGACGGGTTGTGGTCGCACCGGAAGTCGAGCCCATGAGTGACATCTGGTTCTATCAGGATGGACTCATCAAGAATAAA CTTTCCCCAGTCATGAGCCTTCAAGTGATGGGCAATATTGAGGCCGGAGCCAAATTAATTTTATGGAACGAGACCCGGCAACCTTCTCAGACATGGACGGCCCATATGACAGGACGACTCAGCAGCATTACATTCCCCGGAATGGTCATTGATGTCAAAG gTGGTCAAAACTATGACAAGGAGCATGTGGTGATTATGCCAGAGAATGACGAGAGGTTAAGCCAACAGTGGGAACTTGTGCTGCTCAAATAA